The DNA segment ATTTCGCCATGTGCGGTGAGCACCACTGCACCTCCACTTTCCTCTGCCGCTTCTCGCAAATCGACAAACGCCACCTGCACCTCCAAGTGCGGCTCCCCTCAACCGCATCACCAAGTGCGGTTTTGCGAGTAACCACCCAGAACCCAGATCAACCAACCCAACCCCAATCAATCCCTAACCCCAACCCCAAATCAATCCCTAGCAAGCAGTAAGAACATTGTATAAGAGTAaactaaacaaaacaaataaaaactaacttGGACCTGGACTTAATGTAGTTTTCAAGCCAAAAAACATGCCAAACAGCAACACTAAAAACCAGTCACCAAACGAAGGAAGCAAGAAGGGGtgtaggtttttcaaaaacgaAATGTGAAATGCGGAGGAGAGTGGAGAAAGAGGTATAAGTTCACGCTATTTGCACTGAATGAATGTGTTAATTAGGagtcaacttttttaattttcaaaatattctcTGACAAGATtaaatttggaaatataaaattaggtttaaacccttttttggtccctaagttaagttatgatgttcagtttagtccccgctgttaaaaatgtcaaactttagtccctatgatatgaaaaatgtatcaaatcagttctcatgacaacacttaatgaataataaatcacaagttttcatatctaggtatccaatattttgtgtgaaaggtgttatgaacaacaaatcacttaatgaaaaacttgtgatttgttaacgaataggactgatttgatatatttttcatatcataaggactaaatgttgatatttttaaaagcggggactaaactgaacatcataACTTAACTTatggaccaaaaaagggtttaaacctataaaaatAACAGGAGGTGCAGAAGGCATGAAGGTGTAGGAAGAATCACTCATAGTGGTTTTAGGTCTTTACTtcatatatgtaatttttttttttacttttttcttggTGTAACTATGAAAAAACACaacagaaaatataaataagtagttcaaatataaatttgagacaacaaaatatagatataatttcaaacattttaagaacacggaaaataaaaagaaatgactAATTCTTTATTTGTTTAAGCAATTTGGGCCACCacctttattaattttttttttactaattctTGTTTTAcctttgataatttattttactataatttacatttctataaaacatttatctccactctcttcttcttctattatcttctcaattttattttttagatttatcCATCAATTACATCTttgaatacaaaaaaaaaaaaatatgaatattgaaaaaaaatatacaagttattgattaaaatatataaaaaaaattaatgaattatttatcAACTCTGTTTTAATGATggattcataaatattaaatactttaatttatattgaaatcataaataaataaaaaattcacaattacttcattgattaaaactttcaattgaatcaactaaaAATTctctaaaaacaaataattagatttaaaataacaaaatagtcTAAAGAGGACaaatacttaatattttaaatgatatttctatattttacgACAAAGTAGTTTATTATGATTAAACAtactttattatcttttaagttgTGCAAGTATATACTTTACTcgtaattgattattataagttataattaattatttttaataatatattaggtTATTGTATTGAGTTTTTAACTTtaacgaaaaagaaaaataattaaaatattttattaatcttttatataattaattatctcaaACTTGCTGGAGAAAAATAAGTTTCGATGTAATCTTTTAACTACACGAATAATTgattagattttttaaattaggtttaCAGAATTAAGGAAAGAACGATATAATcagttatttatataaatttgttttttgtgtctttttaagaaattaCTTACATTGTTTCGAACACATTTTATACGTTGCTTCAACAAATGCttttatacataataattaTGAAGTGTagttgtaattaaattttatcgAGGCAATAAAATCAATATCTATAAAGGTGAGATGTAATTAGatggaaatttaaaaataaatgaatcaatacgagaataattttatatttctttacatccttatattttatttttcaatctttatatatttattcctttaatttttttgcacttaaatatttcaaatggatgattacaattttttttttcaagatctattaatattttcaaaagattttagaacaaaaatttatttctttagacGTAATTTGCttctaaaaatatgaaaattgtatCGTGAATCACACAAGATATAGTGAACAGGAACTCAAACCTCCAGAAAATCTATCTTAAATTTAACATCAAAAAAATTGGTCGGAAACTTCATTGAAACATCTGACAAGGTGGTCGGTCCTATTGAgaattgaaaacttaaaattaaaggTTCGTATATaacaaactaaatttattttaaaattataggaaataaaaaataaaatcaaaatattgatAGTTCATAACATTAATAgatttttaatctaataaaattaattttctagatttttgaactgtattttaatatgatattaaattgtACATGTTAGAAGTATTACGTCGAGTAGAGATAAgaccatttaagtgtatataagtgggtacaAATCTCATTCTACTAtccggttttgtggagttgagtaaAGTTTAAACTCTACTTCTACCAGTACATTCATttgtaaacaaatttaaatttctcatGTTATAACTGAAAAGATACTGATCCCTCTTATAATATaaggaaaaagtttctttaacaatttttttttgacaattttttaataacacatacaTAACAGTTTATAATtaatctgtttcaaatatttttttaaagataaatttaaatatattaataaaataatgacacgtgtactattttgtaaaaatgttgttaaaaaaaaaagtcgtGAAAGTATGATTGTGCATGATATAAAGTAACAGCTGGTGAGTTATGGGCATGATCAGATTTTGGAGAATGAAGCAGACACATGCACCAAAAACGTGAAATGCAGCATGACCGTGAAGACTTCTCGTGTTCTCGCACGGTTAACACGTCTCTTTGATCCATTCTCAAATCCAGCATGGGACCCACCGCTGTCCCTTACTTGTAGCAGTGTTTCGTCATGCAAATTCAGAGAAAAACCCGAAACAAACGACCACTCCGAACACAACATATTTCTATCTTCAGCACAATGTtcgtgttttttcttttcttcctcttccttctctctcctccgcgattctctctctctctaaccCAAGACGGCCTTTTCCTCCTCCAGGCGCGCAGCCGCCTCTCCGACCCCCACAACTCACTCTCCTCCTGGAACCCCGCCACCTCCACCCCCTGCCAGTGGAGGGGCGTCACCTGCAACAATCATTCCTCCGCCGTCATCGCCCTCGATCTCTCTTACTCCTTCCTCGCCGGCCCCTTCCCCGCCGCCCTCTGCCGCCTCCCCTCCCTCTCTTCCCTTAACCTCTCTTACAACCTCATCAACTCCACCCTCTCCGCCGTCTCCCTCTGCCGCTCCCTCCTCCATCTCGACCTCTCCCAAAACGCCCTTGTGGGTCCCATCGACTCCCTCGCCGCACTCACCTCCCTCCGCTACCTCGACCTCTCCGGCAACAACCTCACCGGAGAAATTCCTGAGACCCTCACCGCCCTACCCCACCTCGAAACGCTAAACCTCGTTAGCAATCTTCTCACAGGTACCATCCCCGCTTCACTCGGTAACCTTACTTCGCTGAAACGCCTTCAACTTGCTTACAACTTGTTCAAGCCGGGTCCCATGCCGAGTGAACTCGGGAAACTCGGAAACCTTGAAACGCTTTTTCTCGCTCTCTGCAACCTTCAAGGTCCCATTCCAGACACCTTCAGCAATCTCGTTAACTTGACAAACCTCGACTTGTCTCAGAACAGCATCACCGGTAACATCCCGCAATGGTTCACGCGTTTCACGCGCGTGACCCAAATTGAGCTTTTCGAAAACTCGCTCTCCGGGGAGCTACCCAGAGGAATGTCGAAGATGACGAGTTTGAAACTATTCGACGCGTCGAGGAACGAGTTGACTGGGACGATTCCGACCGAGTTGTGTGAGTTGCCACTCCAGTCACTGAATTTATTTGAGAACAAACTCGAAGGGTTTTTGCCGGGGGCCATTGCGCGTTCCCCGAACCTCTCTGAACTCAAACTTTTCAGTAACAGACTCATTGGAACGTTGCCGAGTGATTTGGGAAGTAACTCACCGTTGAACCATATTGACGTTTCGTATAACCGGTTTTACGGTGAAATTCCGGCGAACATTTGCCGGCGGGGGCAGCTTGAGCAACTACTCTTGATATACAATTCTTTTTCGGGTGAAATTCCCGAGAGTCTCGGAAAATGCACCAGTTTAATGAGGGTTCGGTTAAGAAACAATAATCTCTCGGGAAGTGTTCCTGAAGGGGTTTGGAGTTTGCCCCGTTTGCATTTGCTTGAGCTTTTCGAAAATCATTTTTCTGGGCACATTTCTAAGGCGATTTCTGGCTCTTCCAGCTTGTCAAATTTGTTGGTTTCAAATAACCGGTTTTCTGGGTCGATTCCTGAGGAAATCGGGTTATTGGACAATCTTGTGGAGTTTGCTGGTAGTAATAATAATCTCTCGGGTCAGATTCCAGGTAGTTTGGTGAAGTTGAAGCAGTTGGTTAATCTCGACCTTAGTTCTAATAATCTTTCTGGTGATCTTAATTTTGGTGGAATTGGTCACTTGAGTAAGGTCACTGAccttaatctgtcacataataGGTTGGATGGAAATGTTCCAAGTGAATTAGGAAGCTTTCCTGTGCTTAATTATCTTGATCTTTCTTGGAACAATTTCTCGGGAGAGATCCCATTGCAGTTGCAAAATTTGAGACTATCTGAGCTGAACTTGTCTTACAACCAGCTTTCTGGGGATATTCCTCCTCTTTATGCCAATGCCAAGTACAAAACGAGTTTTATAGGGAATCCTGGTCTCTGTAGTAATCTCCCTGGGCTTTATAATTGTTATGGTAGGAATAAGAACTGGAGGCACACGTGGATTTTATGGTTCATTTTTGTGCTTGCTGGAGTTGTGTTCATTATTGGGGTGGCTTGGTTTTACTTCAGGTACAGGAAgttgaagaaattgaagaaagggTTATGCAGTTCGAGTTGGAAGTCGTTTCACAAGCTGCAGTTTAGTGGGTTAGAGGTTGCTAAGTTGCTGAATGAGGCCAATGTGATAGGAAAGGGAGCATCCGGGAAGGTGTACAAGGTGGTGCTCAGCAACGGTGAGGTGGTGGCAGTGAAAAAAATGAGTGTAGGAGCCCCAAAGAAAGTGGATGAAAATGGTGGTtcaagaaaagatgaatttgaAGCTGAAGTAGAAGCACTTGGGAGGATCAGGCACAAGAATATTGTGAGGTTGTGGTGTTGCTGCAACAGTGGGAACGACAAGCTTTTGGTTTTTGAATACATGCCAAATGGGAGCTTGGGTGATTTGTTACAGGGTAGCAAGAAGAGCTTGTTGGATTGGCCTACAAGGTGTAAAATTGCTGTTGATGCTGCTGAGGGGCTTTCTTATTTGCATCATGATTGTGTCCCACCCATTGTCCACAGGGATGTGAAATCTAACAATATATTGGTTGATGAGGATTTTGTTGCAAAAGTTGCAGATTTTGGTGTTGCCAAAATGGTGACAAAAGCCGGCCAAGGGACAGAATCAATGTCTGTTATTGCAGGATCATACGGCTACATTGCACCAGGTTTGTGAAATTTAGTTcagaaacacatttttaaaaaatatccactTTCTACTTGAATAATACTTCGTTTTGCATTTGAATGTAGTAATATCAACCATTATCAATTAAGACCTTTAAAGCTAGCCATAAATGTTACAAATTGTCTTCCTGTGAATTTAGTTGAACATGTGGTTTCTTCATTGATGTGCAGAATACGCATACACTCTGAGGGTGAGTGAGAAGAGTGACATATACAGTTTTGGAGTGGTGATTTTGGAGTTGGTAACTGGGAGAGCCCCCATTGATCCAGAGTATGGTGAAAATGGTTTGGTGAAATGGGTTTCCTCTGCATTGGAACATGAAGGAGTCGATCATGTAGTTGATCCTACATTGGACTACAAATTCAGGGAA comes from the Vigna radiata var. radiata cultivar VC1973A chromosome 2, Vradiata_ver6, whole genome shotgun sequence genome and includes:
- the LOC106755553 gene encoding receptor-like protein kinase 5, with the translated sequence MQIQRKTRNKRPLRTQHISIFSTMFVFFLFFLFLLSPPRFSLSLTQDGLFLLQARSRLSDPHNSLSSWNPATSTPCQWRGVTCNNHSSAVIALDLSYSFLAGPFPAALCRLPSLSSLNLSYNLINSTLSAVSLCRSLLHLDLSQNALVGPIDSLAALTSLRYLDLSGNNLTGEIPETLTALPHLETLNLVSNLLTGTIPASLGNLTSLKRLQLAYNLFKPGPMPSELGKLGNLETLFLALCNLQGPIPDTFSNLVNLTNLDLSQNSITGNIPQWFTRFTRVTQIELFENSLSGELPRGMSKMTSLKLFDASRNELTGTIPTELCELPLQSLNLFENKLEGFLPGAIARSPNLSELKLFSNRLIGTLPSDLGSNSPLNHIDVSYNRFYGEIPANICRRGQLEQLLLIYNSFSGEIPESLGKCTSLMRVRLRNNNLSGSVPEGVWSLPRLHLLELFENHFSGHISKAISGSSSLSNLLVSNNRFSGSIPEEIGLLDNLVEFAGSNNNLSGQIPGSLVKLKQLVNLDLSSNNLSGDLNFGGIGHLSKVTDLNLSHNRLDGNVPSELGSFPVLNYLDLSWNNFSGEIPLQLQNLRLSELNLSYNQLSGDIPPLYANAKYKTSFIGNPGLCSNLPGLYNCYGRNKNWRHTWILWFIFVLAGVVFIIGVAWFYFRYRKLKKLKKGLCSSSWKSFHKLQFSGLEVAKLLNEANVIGKGASGKVYKVVLSNGEVVAVKKMSVGAPKKVDENGGSRKDEFEAEVEALGRIRHKNIVRLWCCCNSGNDKLLVFEYMPNGSLGDLLQGSKKSLLDWPTRCKIAVDAAEGLSYLHHDCVPPIVHRDVKSNNILVDEDFVAKVADFGVAKMVTKAGQGTESMSVIAGSYGYIAPEYAYTLRVSEKSDIYSFGVVILELVTGRAPIDPEYGENGLVKWVSSALEHEGVDHVVDPTLDYKFREEISKVLNVGLQCTSSNPITRPTMRKVVKMLREV